One window of Cytophagia bacterium CHB2 genomic DNA carries:
- a CDS encoding ribonuclease HII: QTAIVKGDALSFTIGAASIIAKVVRDEIMLHYHRQFPLYGFDQHKGYGTLAHLEALKKLGPCEIHRRSFKPRALAGD, from the coding sequence CAGACCGCGATTGTCAAGGGTGATGCCTTGTCGTTCACCATCGGCGCCGCTTCGATCATCGCCAAAGTCGTACGCGACGAAATCATGCTGCACTATCATCGCCAGTTTCCGCTTTACGGCTTCGATCAACATAAAGGCTATGGCACCCTGGCGCATCTCGAAGCGCTTAAAAAGCTGGGGCCGTGCGAAATTCATCGCCGTTCGTTTAAGCCGCGCGCTTTGGCAGGCGACTGA
- a CDS encoding YraN family protein, which translates to MSQTTNKLGSWGEQRAAEHLEKLGYTIIARNFRHGHGEIDLIADDNGMLVFVEVKTQSSEAMGEAFNWVTRRKQRQIGRVALAYLTANQIENRDCRFDVIAVARREDEVEIKHIPNAFWL; encoded by the coding sequence ATGAGTCAAACCACCAACAAGCTGGGCTCGTGGGGCGAACAGCGCGCCGCCGAACACCTGGAGAAACTGGGTTATACCATCATCGCGCGCAATTTCCGTCATGGCCATGGTGAGATCGATTTAATCGCGGACGACAACGGCATGCTTGTCTTTGTCGAAGTGAAGACGCAAAGCTCGGAAGCCATGGGCGAGGCTTTCAATTGGGTAACGCGCCGCAAGCAGCGCCAAATCGGGCGGGTGGCGCTGGCTTACCTAACCGCTAATCAAATCGAAAATCGCGATTGCCGCTTCGACGTCATTGCCGTGGCGCGCCGCGAAGATGAGGTTGAGATCAAGCACATTCCCAATGCGTTTTGGCTGTGA